DNA from Osmerus mordax isolate fOsmMor3 chromosome 2, fOsmMor3.pri, whole genome shotgun sequence:
AAATGTTCTCTCACTTCGCCAAAAGCATGATATCATCTACCTTAACATGCATCCCCCTGCTCACTGTGAGAAGGTTGCACAAAGGACAGCCATGATTAGCCTGAAGGGAAGTAGTTGCAGTGCACCGTTTTTAATGGACTCCTTGGACTTAATAATTCTGTTAGGGTTGTGAGTGGACGCCTCTGTGACTGACGGCTCTTAACAGCTCCCGGCCTGCTGTTCCGGTGTGTTCTGTACCATAGGTGTGATGGCGGGCTTCAACATGAGCGCTGATCTACAGAGACCTGAGCATAATATCCCAGTGGGAACACTGGCAGCCGTCTTCACATCGTACATAACCTGCTACTCCTACATTTTAAAACATACACTCCCCCCCCTATACCCCCTAACTGCTGTATATGCACACTCTGAATACACCATCCACCTGGTGCTGTTACATCATACTGCTATTAAATGtgaggcgtgtgtttgtgtctccgaGATATCTCCTAATGTTGTGGCTTACAGTACACTGTTGGGGTCCACAGGTGGTTCCTGTATCTGGTCTTTGTGTTTCTGCTTGGAGCCATCTGCACCAGAGAAGCGCTTCGCTACGACTTCTTAATAGCGGAAAAGGTAAACTCTTTCCATCGCTAGTTTCAAAGTGCGGTGTCCTCATTTCACAGGGCTTTTCCCACACACAGGAGTTCCCCTGAATGCGGTTACTTTCCTTTCAGACTGAAAGCTGCAGTGTTCATCATTTAGTTTCATGCAggtcacacacagtaccacttCAAGACTACCGATGTTTTTTCCACATCATAACACTACTTCCAATGAGAGAGGATCGCTTGTTTTACAAAGTAACACGATGTTCATTTGTGCAGCTGCCATGAATGAGAAATAAAACTCCTCTCCAGCTGAGGTCATACCCTctgcccccatacacacacacatacacgcccacacacacacacacacacagctgtccttCATACCCTCcttggagggagggtaggggcaCTGAGGGTTTGAGTTTACTCTCTGGACAGAGGATGCATTTCAGCTGTCTGAAGCCATACTGGGTGGGCCCACTGTATGCCAATAGAATGTCTGCCTGACACCAAATTACTCAACCTTGATGTACTAACTACTGTACAGTATCAGTAACATAGTACTGCGTGAACAACAGTGAAGACATTACTTTTGAAATCCTTCAGTAATTAGTTATTTTGGAGTTCCTTTCAAGCTATTGTATTGTACATTTGCTCTACTTTTGTCTCAACCTATTTTCCTAAGAGTGGGCTGAGCGGAACTGAGCAGGGTGGAGCCCTCTAAACTCTCCTTTcccatgtttgttttgttcctaGGTCTCCTTGGTGggtttcctgttcctgctggGCCTCTACATCTCCTCCCTGGCTTCCTGCATGGGCGGCCTGTACGGAGCACCCAGGATCCTCCAGGTTATTGCCCAGGAGAGGGTCATCCCTGCCCTGGCCTTCCTGGGACAAGGGGTGAGGCAAGGTGGACATGGGTAGAATGAGTCTAGAACGCAGTAGTCATTCTCGAATTTGTGGTGATGGAAAACGACTAGCTCTCTAACCGTCTGTAATTAGCCATAGGCTTTTCCCCAACACCTAATTTGTATAATTGCCACAACCATGCGCACTCCACAGATTACTGAACAGTAGTTCTCAGTGTCTTACTCCCCTTTACTTTTCACTAATCAGAGCTAACACATACTGTTTCTTCTCCCTCATAAATGGAAACTTTATGTAACCATGTAACAATCTGTCTGGCTTGGccggggggtgtggtggggtagACTCAATGGGAAATGGTGAGAAAAGAGCCTAATTATAGAGCCACAGAGCGAGGACtccacagagcagaggagacgagagagaggccTCGGAACCCTCAGAGTTCAAATCAACGAGTGAAAACCCTGCACACTCGCATCCTgaccccccacaacccccccccccccccttcctcgctGGGACCCACACGCCCTACTGCACTGTCTGACCTCCCTCTGCAGGCCGGCCCTAGACATCTCGCCCCCGAATCAAAGCCCTTGGAACAAACGCAGGAAGGGAGGCTTGGGCTGGGCCAGGTTGTTGTGGAGCTCTGCCAGCTTGGAGGGACCGGCAGCAGTTCAGAGCTGTGCTCGGCCAACACCGTGACGGCCATTTTTAAACGCCCTTTTGGCCTCCGTTGAATTCAGCTCCTCGAATGAATTTGCGATACTTTCCGTTATTTtagggatttgtgtgtgtgcttgggaaaTCTTACTTCAAACGCTCCCTCCCTGTCTATGTCTCTGCCCTAATTCCTGACTGTAATACAGAAAGGCCCTAACAAGACCCCGGTGGCGGCCATCTGTCTAACCAGCCTACTGACCATGGCCTTCATCTTTATTGGCCAAGTCAACATCTTGGCGTCCATTGTCACCATCAACTTCATGCTCACCTACAGCTTCATAGACTATTCCTACTTCAGCATGGTCATGACCTACGACCTCCAAGCCAAGGAGAGAAGCCCTGGCCTGGCCAAAATGAacagtctctcccccctcaaacAGATCGACAAACCCCTGCTCGAGGTCACCCACCCAGGCTACGGgacagaggggggcagggggagccgAGGCAAGGGAACCCTGCTGGAGTTCACTCGAGACATGGACCAGATCTTCCCCCTCCCTACTGAAAGGCCTGTAGAGTCTGAGAATGGGACTTGGAACGGAGAGCCGAGGGGGAAGAGCAAGAGAACAAAGGCTGCTGCCAAGCAGACGTTGATGGATAGTTTTGGCCTCGATCTGGACGGCAAGACTTCCCCggatgagagaagggagaagatgGACCCGGCTCTGCTGCCCAGGGAGGACGGAGCTCCCCAGGACCCGGCTCTGCTGCCCAGGGAGGACGGAGCTCCCCAGGGAAGCCTGGCAGAGGCTTCGGGGCCGGACATCGCAGAGAAGAGACGCGTCAAAAGAAGTCCCAGTCAGAGTTCCGAGGAGCCAGATCATCCGCCTGGTCTGTACAGTCAGATCCATACCACTCGTGAGCCCTTCCCCACTGTTTCACAATTacatcaatacatttacatagtTTTCTTATTCGATCAAGAGGCGGGGGGGTTTTCCTTGATACATTGTCCAACTTTGTTACTCTCCCAAATATGCAGCTGCCAGGACTGAGCCAGAATGCCAGGGGTCAGAGATCAAACCTATGCCTGATTCATTCTATGCCAAGTTCTGCAACCATTGGTTTGCTTTGATCGGTGTAAGTTACAAGCAGTAGCACAATCTGTACGCTTTTATAACTTTGGTTTATGATGATATCCTTTTAATTATGaagtgtgttgttttgtttctgatGGCTGACACTGTGTTTCCCTTGTGCAGGCATTGTGCTCCGTGGTCATTATGTTTGTTATCCAGTGGGAGTACGCCTTGGCAAACATAATAGTTGCTCTGATTCTCTTTCTCTACATTGGGAAAACAAGCCCTGGACTCCCCATAGGTGTATATCTGGTCAAATCTCTCACTTATCATatttatcagtgtgtgtgtgtatacacaatgTTTTATATAATACTGTAGTAATAGTTTATTTGAGACAAGTGTATGGTTTCAATGATTCTTTTCCCATTTTTAATGATGGGCTCAGCCATGTTATAAACTCCCAGTCAGAACTCTCAGGGCTCTGGAGCCCTCAGCTCAGTCAGTCTCTGAGCTCCACAGCCCTCAGCTCAGTCAGTCTCTGAGCTCCACAGCCCTCAGCTCAGTCAGTCTCTGAGCTCCACAGCTGTTCTGTCAGATGTTTAGAATAGCTAAGTAGCGGATTCTGCAACTGTGTGTAATACAGTGCATGCTCTGCATGCTTGGCACATCAGAATCTTGACTCACAGCCTCTGCGTCTGAGATACTTGTCACACAGGTGCTGTGGTCAGTGACACAGCATTCCTATTTGTATGTTCACATTGTGCACTATGCCATACTTCTTAACCCCTTTTTAAGCAGAAATGCATCTATGCACACACAACTCTAAATATATGTGAGTTTAGATGTACCGCATGGAACAGTCATATCGTAACTGTTGAGGTGGTTTCCTGTGACGCTATGACATGCTACATTGTGATCTTATGTTGTGGTTGGCATGACTCGTGTGCATGACTCTTGTGCTTatcgtgggtgtgtgtttgtgtgtgtgtgtgtttttcccaaCAGGAGTTGCAGCTCGCTTCAGCCTCTTTACATGGCTCAGGTCCACCCTCAACCACATTGGCAGGTAAGTAACTATCCAAtcacacaatgactcaaagttGACCTTCAGTTCAGCCCCAAATCTGTATAGTCATTGTACATGTTCAGGTAATATTTGAAGCACATTCCTGCAGTCTGGATATAGTAGCGAAATCCCTAAGCATGACCTGCCTTACCATGAGCACCATGTGCCTTGAAAAGGTCATCTGACCACCGTGGAGCTGGTTCCACGAGGTAGACTCATTGAGCTGGTTGGTTGTGGAGATAGTTGCCTTTCTTTTTTGCATAGTTACTTTGTGGTCTGAGGTGAAGTCATGTGGATTAGAAAGCAGTCCCCAAAGAGGAAAAATCCTGCATGCTTGCTCTCTGTTTGTACGGTGGCCTACTTTGTGAAATCACTGTCACATTCAAATTTGTGACCCGGTCACAGATTTCTAACCACTTTGCAAGTTTATTACCATTTGTAGTACAGGAACTTTGGAATTATTTGGCCCTGCTCCTCTTGACAATTCCCAATTGGCCTATCCAAACCTCTAATAAATATTCTAAATTGGTAACAATAATGCCTAATTCATCAGCTACTTAACAACAATAtgctgtatatggtgtgtgtgtgtgtgtaataagatTGTTTTAAATTTTATAATACTGAATAATTCACAATAATTAATTCAACTGAGAATAACCTGAGCTAAGAATAACAACTAGCAAGCTAACAATATGTACATAAGAGGAGGATGGTGCTGGCAGTTGGGTGAGACggagctctctcctctcttgatcCAGGGGTGAGCCACGTCCCCGCGACCAGATTGTGGTGACACCGTCTCTGTCTGGCGTTGGCATGGAAACCAAGCAGTTGACCGAGGAGAACGGGGATTTTGCTTCCAGGGACCGTTACCACCAATCTTCCTTTATGGATCCTGGTAGGATGGTGCACCCACAGCTCAAGTGACGGACTCCCTTGCAGCACAGACATCATGGTCACAAAACCTAGGATCAAATGCTGATTATCTGAAGCTGAGCTGGTCCCTGTAGGAGAGATGTTTCATGGAGCAAATTAGAAAGGCATTTACTTATATTCTATAGCACTTGCCAAAGTGATACTTATTTATTGTATTCATATATGCATGGTTTAtacatgattaaaaaaaatgcaTGTTCAAACAAgatataatttattttattcagTTTCACCTTTTCCAGGTAGTGCTATTTAAACCTAAAGGCCTTGCACCTCTTCACTCTATGCAGGGGTCTTAATTGTATCCACCTGTGTGGCCAATTGTTACATTCTAACTTTTAGCTGAGGCATGTAGGAAACTTAAAACACGTCTTGAATAAACAAAACTATCATATTCTATTGATTTGTATAATAATCAGTGCGAGCAGTCTGACCAGGCAGTCTCTGCAATGTGTGGGCTTCTTTCTGAATAACGGAATTGGGTGGAAACTACTATCGCTTGGGATGTGTGGGAGGAGCCAGGCGCCTTGAATGTGATAACAGGCTTCTGTTTCTAGCTCGCTTTGCCGACTCAAAACGTATTACCCGCCATCGTCCTCCAGTGGGTATGGCTCAACCGAATGATTTACAATAAGAAGTTTCAACTGGGACCCCGTTTCCGATGGTGGACTTGGTCGATTTACCCCGCATGATTTGGGATATACTAGCGACCCTCTTCAGGACTTCATCATGGAAACGTGTTTCTTAAATATCGTACTCTGTCTCTTTATGGTGGTCGTGGCAGGACCTCAAAATGCATGGACTTACACTAAAAGCAGCGATATGGAGGGGACGGTGGTGACGGAAGGGCACTTTTCAATCAACTTTTCCAACTCGAAAGAAGTAACGGCACTGCCAAAGAATGTTTTTAGTACCGGAACAGATTTTAGGGAATTAATAACTACAAGAGGTCTTCAACGGACTGATGAgccacaaacacagagaaagtTAGGTAAGGTAAAGTGCTGATGGATAAAGGATGTGTTGGTCATAATAAATTTGGACGCATAGTTTGCAAATGGGGCAACAATATATCATTAAATAGCCTACCTCTGTCATTCGAAGAGATGTTTAACTTGTATCCTGTACGCATATAATTATCTAAAATACTTTGGAGGTGAAGACTTAATAAAGGTGAAATGAGTTGGGTAAACTCAACCTTCAAAATGACTTCGGTTTGCAGCACTACTACAACGGAATTGCTGTACATTAATAGTATGAAAGTGAAATTTATCATGGCAAGTATTTCAATTTAGTAAATCACACACTTGACTGTCCATAAACCATTCTAATCTTTTCATCTCAGTGACAGCAAGAGGCTCATGTTATGCCTCAacttgaatgaatgaaagagaTATGCACCAATACGTTGTAGAATGTGCTACTTCAAATTAGATATTTGAGCCATAGAATGGTCACATTACTGAAGAGCATGAAGTCAATCTAGTGCAGAACAACACACTATTCTGAGAGACACAGAAGTATTGTTGGTTTTGCAATACAGAAAATAAACCAAATTTGATGGCGATGACCAATACTGCATTATAGTCTGCATTTAATCAAAGGCCTGTGGAGAGCTTGGCCTATTTTCCCATTCCTTTCTCTACGGGCTGTTGTCTTGATGAACTCTTCCCTCCATTTGTTGCTGTGTTCCAGCCAGAATGTTGTCCCACCACGCAGAGCAACACATCCTCTTCCCTGCCAGGGTTGTTACCCAGCCCCCTACAGCAGCAAGGTGTTAGGAGGGCTGGTGGAACTTTAGTCAGCCTGTAGTTTCTCTCAAGTGCTAGGTGGGAACTGTCCTAATGGCCATGCTTACATGagcgccacacacagacagttggGCTGTTAACAGCCAAGAGCCTCCTCTGAAATTGAATGTAAAACAAATGCAGTGTCTATTgtcttgggagtcaggtggctgagcggttaggtaagcgggctagtaatctgaatgttgccagttcgattcccggccgtgccaaatgacgttgtgtccttgggcaaggcacttcaccctacttgcctcgggggagaatgtccctgtacttactgtaagtcgctctggataagagcgtctgctaaatgactaaatgtaaatgtattgttgtTTTTGATGACAGTATTGTGAAAATGGACTTAAAGTAGGCACCATTCAGATTTTGTGATGAAATCTTAGTTATTGTAATTTACAAAGTTGAGAAAACAGGAAACAGTTGCTGAATTAACATTAATGGGGATGAAATATTTTTGATTGATTTTTGATATTTACGATTTCAACTGCTTTAGAAGACTCtacaaagtgctgtacaaaaaGTGTAAGAGACTTTCGCACAGTATATACAGCTGTTGTATACTTGCAAACTCAGTAAATCAAATTCTGTGTCTGGCAAACAATTCAGGATCATATTATAATCACCACGTGAACTCCATGCCTGCAGTGACAGTATTTGAACACAGGCTTCTGCTTGATAAGCTTTAGGAAGGAAACGGCTAATTCCCTGAGGAGAGAGTCACCTCCATATTTAGGGCCCAGGCCTTTTGTTAGGGTAGACATGCTTGGCTGCCAATTGTTCTCCACCCAGAATCATTACATCCGCAGCAACTTCTGACAacagctcactctctctctcgctcgttctctctctctccctctcttgctcgctctttctctctctgcatgtggTGTGAGACAAGAGAGTGTGGGTGCTCTCTGGTGGTAGGATAGGCCCACTGCAGATTGTGCGAAATGTAAAAATACTGCAGTCCTGCTGCAACtcaaatactgtaaatattcCGCAAAGTAATGAAACAAAGTGGTACCCGATTATTCAGTGAAAATAATCTCTGAAACCCTTGTTTCCAAAGGCACCGATCAGAACATGCACATCTCGTTAAAGAGCGACAGCTGGACACCAGAAGAAAGCATGATCCTCTCCACTGAGCCTCTGAGCTCCACTGTGATGGGGACCACTGAAGCCACCACACAGTGGGAGGACCAGACCccagacacactcactgacacctaCACTGCCCTCCCAGGGAGATCCAGGGCGGTGACACAGGAACAGATGCCCCAGGACGGCCCAGACACGACACTCATGTTGGGGGACTCCACAGAGATGAGGACTGTGGGTCTGTCTGCCCACACTGACAATGATGAGGTGAAGACAAGGATGAGGACTGTGGGTCTGTCTGCCCACACTGACAATGATGAGGTGAAGACAAGGATGAGGACTGTGGGTCTGTCTGCCCACACTGACAATGATGAGGTGAAGACAAGGATGAGGACTGTGGGTCTGTCTGCCCACACTGACAATGATGAGGTGAAGACAAGGATGAGGACTGTGGGTCTGTCTGCCCACACTGACAATGATGAGGTGAAGACAAGGATGAGGACTGTGGGTCTAAATGTCAACACTGACAATGAGGAGGTGAAGACAAGGATGAGGACTGTGGGTCTAAATGTCCACACAGACAATGATGAGGTGAGGACTGTGGGTCTATCTGCCCACACAGACAATGATGAGGTGAAGACAAGGATGAGGACTGTGGGTCTCTCTGTCCAAACAGACAATGATGAGGTGAGGACTGTGGGTCTAAATGTCCACACAGACAATGAGGAGGTGAAGACAAGGATGAGGACTGTGGGTCTAAATGTCAACACTGACAATGAGGAGGTGAAGACAAGGATGAGGACTGTGGGTTTAAATGTCAACACTGACAATGATGAGGTGAGGACTGTGGGTCTAAATGTCCACACAGACAATGATGAGGTGAGGACAGAGATGAGGACTGTGGGTCTAAATGTCCACACAGACAATGATGAGTTGAGGACAGACGAGAGGACTGTCGGCCTGTATGTCCGCACAGCCAGTGATGAGGTGAGGACCGTGGGTCTACCTGTCCACACAGAAAGCACCTACATCTCTTCCACCATCACTCGGGCCGGGGAGAGGACCCTGCTGTCTGTCACCTCCAACAGCACCTCCACCTATACAGAAGACTCAAACCCCTCGCAGTCTTCCTCCTGGGGGCTCATAGCCGGGGTCACAGGGTCTCGGGACCATGCCGACACCAAGGCTGATGGTCTGGACTCTACTTCCCAGTCCCACGACCCTGCTAACTCCTCATCTGAGACCGAGGGGCCTGGCCTCTCCCCAGCTACAGTCCCCCTGACAGGGCCTCCTAGCACCACTGAGCAAAACACCACTTCCTCTGAGGAGGACTCGCCCAACTCCACGCCCCCTCTCGACGTGCTTGACAACAACACCAGGAGGCAGAAAGACTCGACAGACCCCGGCCACTCTTCAGGGGGCGGGACCACCCCAGCAGAGGATGAGGTGTCTTCGTCCtcatccccccctgccccttcgACAGAGGATGGACCCACCAACGCCACCCAGCTGGGTGGGAGTTCCTCCAGCAGCATCGGGACCTCCACACACTCTTCCACAGGGGATCTCGGCACCCAGAGCCAGGGCAGGACAGAAGGGATGACCTCCCAGACGGCCGGGGTTGAGGAGACAACCAGGCTGGGTCTGACCACCACACCACCCAGGGGCAGAGACGTCGTCACCTCAGTGGATGACTCGCTGTCCAGGTTCTTGTCTGGTCAGCCCcccttcacctcagacacccccAGGCTAGGACTGGCTACTGAGGCCCAGGCCACTACTCCCAgcgcctccacacacaggaCCCAGGTCACGGAGGTGGATGAGGAAACCCATAGGGCCACGGCTGCTGCCGAAACCACCCCGACCCCTCCTCTGGTCACCACCTGGACAGTCGAGCCCCCTAGTAGCAGCACCCATTTGGAGGCCCACACCCAGcgcaccaccccctccacaacCACTGACTCCAGCCTGGGCCAGCAGGCGTCGGCCTCCACCTCCCAGCACCAAGGCGGCAGTGGAACCCAGACGCAGACTCAGACCCAGAGGCCCTCCACAGGGGAGTCTCCAACAGACACCACCCTGAGGCACCTGGAGACCACCACCGCCACTCCAGACAACCACACCACCCACAGCCACCACACCACAGCCTTTAGCATCAAGACCACCCCCACCAGAAGCACGCTAGCACACACCACGAGCACAAGCAGGGACACCGAAAGGGGCACCACGGAGGTGGGGGTCACCACCGCTCGGATGGACGTCAGGTCGACACCCACAGCAGGTCAGTGGACTGTGGGATCCGTTTACAATGGGATGACAAATGTCTGCGTCTTCCTGTTGTATGTCAGGATAGATTATTTCGTGTAGATGGTTCCACGTTCTGCTCCATGAACATTCATGTAAATGAACATGGACCTGTAAACAAACAGATTAAATCATCTGAAAAGTTTCAGCTCAACCGGGCTACACTAACAC
Protein-coding regions in this window:
- the slc12a8 gene encoding solute carrier family 12 member 8 isoform X1, encoding MEDGMELLKAAEAEIQTPHVQDLFHEDAQRSQRHSQPWWRVKLFVWEPVLFGTWDGVFTTCMINIFGVVLFLRTGWLVGNTGVWLGMLLVSVVVLVALVTVMSGVGVCERCAVGSGGVYSMISTTLGGRTGGTVGLLYVFGQCVAGAMYITGFSESIAELLTLQSEWVVRGISVSVLLALLGINLAGVKWIVRLQLLLLAVLAISTLDFVIGTFTHLDPEHGFVGYSEELLRSNSLPDYTAGEGFFTVFGVFFPAATGVMAGFNMSADLQRPEHNIPVGTLAAVFTSWFLYLVFVFLLGAICTREALRYDFLIAEKVSLVGFLFLLGLYISSLASCMGGLYGAPRILQVIAQERVIPALAFLGQGKGPNKTPVAAICLTSLLTMAFIFIGQVNILASIVTINFMLTYSFIDYSYFSMVMTYDLQAKERSPGLAKMNSLSPLKQIDKPLLEVTHPGYGTEGGRGSRGKGTLLEFTRDMDQIFPLPTERPVESENGTWNGEPRGKSKRTKAAAKQTLMDSFGLDLDGKTSPDERREKMDPALLPREDGAPQDPALLPREDGAPQGSLAEASGPDIAEKRRVKRSPSQSSEEPDHPPGLYSQIHTTPARTEPECQGSEIKPMPDSFYAKFCNHWFALIGALCSVVIMFVIQWEYALANIIVALILFLYIGKTSPGLPIGVAARFSLFTWLRSTLNHIGRGEPRPRDQIVVTPSLSGVGMETKQLTEENGDFASRDRYHQSSFMDPGRMVHPQLK
- the slc12a8 gene encoding solute carrier family 12 member 8 isoform X2 → MEDGMELLKAAEAEIQTPHVQDLFHEDAQRSQRHSQPWWRVKLFVWEPVLFGTWDGVFTTCMINIFGVVLFLRTGWLVGNTGVWLGMLLVSVVVLVALVTVMSGVGVCERCAVGSGGVYSMISTTLGGRTGGTVGLLYVFGQCVAGAMYITGFSESIAELLTLQSEWVVRGISVSVLLALLGINLAGVKWIVRLQLLLLAVLAISTLDFVIGTFTHLDPEHGFVGYSEELLRSNSLPDYTAGEGFFTVFGVFFPAATGVMAGFNMSADLQRPEHNIPVGTLAAVFTSWFLYLVFVFLLGAICTREALRYDFLIAEKVSLVGFLFLLGLYISSLASCMGGLYGAPRILQVIAQERVIPALAFLGQGKGPNKTPVAAICLTSLLTMAFIFIGQVNILASIVTINFMLTYSFIDYSYFSMVMTYDLQAKERSPGLAKMNSLSPLKQIDKPLLEVTHPGYGTEGGRGSRGKGTLLEFTRDMDQIFPLPTERPVESENGTWNGEPRGKSKRTKAAAKQTLMDSFGLDLDGKTSPDERREKMDPALLPREDGAPQGSLAEASGPDIAEKRRVKRSPSQSSEEPDHPPGLYSQIHTTPARTEPECQGSEIKPMPDSFYAKFCNHWFALIGALCSVVIMFVIQWEYALANIIVALILFLYIGKTSPGLPIGVAARFSLFTWLRSTLNHIGRGEPRPRDQIVVTPSLSGVGMETKQLTEENGDFASRDRYHQSSFMDPGRMVHPQLK
- the heg1 gene encoding protein HEG, giving the protein METCFLNIVLCLFMVVVAGPQNAWTYTKSSDMEGTVVTEGHFSINFSNSKEVTALPKNVFSTGTDFRELITTRGLQRTDEPQTQRKLGTDQNMHISLKSDSWTPEESMILSTEPLSSTVMGTTEATTQWEDQTPDTLTDTYTALPGRSRAVTQEQMPQDGPDTTLMLGDSTEMRTVGLSAHTDNDEVKTRMRTVGLSAHTDNDEVKTRMRTVGLSAHTDNDEVKTRMRTVGLSAHTDNDEVKTRMRTVGLSAHTDNDEVKTRMRTVGLNVNTDNEEVKTRMRTVGLNVHTDNDEVRTVGLSAHTDNDEVKTRMRTVGLSVQTDNDEVRTVGLNVHTDNEEVKTRMRTVGLNVNTDNEEVKTRMRTVGLNVNTDNDEVRTVGLNVHTDNDEVRTEMRTVGLNVHTDNDELRTDERTVGLYVRTASDEVRTVGLPVHTESTYISSTITRAGERTLLSVTSNSTSTYTEDSNPSQSSSWGLIAGVTGSRDHADTKADGLDSTSQSHDPANSSSETEGPGLSPATVPLTGPPSTTEQNTTSSEEDSPNSTPPLDVLDNNTRRQKDSTDPGHSSGGGTTPAEDEVSSSSSPPAPSTEDGPTNATQLGGSSSSSIGTSTHSSTGDLGTQSQGRTEGMTSQTAGVEETTRLGLTTTPPRGRDVVTSVDDSLSRFLSGQPPFTSDTPRLGLATEAQATTPSASTHRTQVTEVDEETHRATAAAETTPTPPLVTTWTVEPPSSSTHLEAHTQRTTPSTTTDSSLGQQASASTSQHQGGSGTQTQTQTQRPSTGESPTDTTLRHLETTTATPDNHTTHSHHTTAFSIKTTPTRSTLAHTTSTSRDTERGTTEVGVTTARMDVRSTPTAGRACSPNPCVNGGMCVTHGQTDFTCHCLQAWSGPTCGDDVDECQNDPCPLVSRCVNTRGSFSCECPLGLDLEDGRTCTRAKTFLGTFRVNNPRFDPLLSRSTTLHEIQREILQLLNASLSTLPGYSRSTLRKREEDGLRISAVNMFSASTEVTSSQVYHSIQKTLSNCSSASSHCQLVLHHQLSYHEESLCLAQKVPCDTERSDCSDSSGTAYCRCRPGYFKLNPGDMSCIECGDGSKLENGTCVRCTFGFGGFNCGNFYKLIAVVVSPAGGALLLILIIALIVTCCKKDKNDINKIIFKSGDFQMSPYAEFPKSNPRVSMEWGREAIEMQENGSTKNLLQMTDIYYSPALRNSDLERNGLYPFSGLPGSRHSCIYPAQWNPSFISDDSRRRDYF